The Triticum aestivum cultivar Chinese Spring chromosome 3A, IWGSC CS RefSeq v2.1, whole genome shotgun sequence genome includes a region encoding these proteins:
- the LOC123057001 gene encoding translation initiation factor IF-2: protein MARSLPGVVVSPRCGFGGLDFGRKLKRQSPTASASQLSPTERARHNPPPTPAQTRRLGGPEAPRHRPAPAAPLAPGPPPRRRVDAGDAAMSPSAPPAPARFLLFAAALALLLLSPTLAASDPAAEPCAAPLDAAPLDGGGGGEVALCPVRCFRPDPVCGADGVTYWCGCPEAACAGARVARRGYCEVGAGSAPVSGQALLLVHIVWLFVLGAAVLLGFL from the exons ATGGCTCGTTCTCTTCCAGGGGTAGTGGTATCACCCAGATGTGGATTTGGAGGCCTGGACTTCG GAAGGAAATTGAAAAGGCAGTCGCCAACGGCCAGCGCGAGCCAGCTAAGTCCAACCGAGCGGGCAAGGCACAACCCCCCACCCACCCCCGCCCAGACGCGTCGCCTCGGCGGCCCCGAAGCTCCTCGCCACCGGCCCGCCCCCGCCGCGCCCCTTGCCCCCGGCCCGCCCCCCCGCCGCCGGGTGGacgccggcgacgccgccatgtCGCCCTCCGCCCCGCCCGCGCCCGCCCGCTTCCTCCTCTTCGCCGCGGCCCTCGCGCTGCTCCTCCTCTCCCCAACCCTAGCGgcctccgaccccgccgccgagcCCTGCGCGGCGCCCCTCGACGCCGCACCGCTGGACGGCGGGGGCGGGGGAGAGGTCGCGCTCTGCCCCGTGCGGTGCTTCCGCCCCGACCCCGTCTGCGGCGCCGACGGCGTCACCTACTGGTGCGGCTGCCCGGaggccgcctgcgccggcgcgcggGTGGCGCGGCGCGGCTACTGCGAGGTCGGCGCCGGCTCCGCGCCCGTCTCCGGCCAGGCGCTCCTGCTCGTCCACATCGTCTGGCTCTTCGTGCTCGGCGCCGCCGTCCTCCTCGGCTTCCTCTGA
- the LOC123058704 gene encoding WAT1-related protein At5g64700 — translation MGADGKKPYVIAVIIQVIYTGMFVVSKAAFNQGFSTYVFIFYRQAAASLLLLPLAIALERKNARSMSFRLLLKLFMFALIGTTFSLNLYNVSLKLTSATVGSATSNSMPVVTFFIALLLRMEVVKLRSPSGMAKVAGVGLCLAGVLVIAFYVGPSLNPVNHHRVWAAATGDAGATRGTWIMGTFLMVLANVTWSVWIVLQAALLKEYPNKLLVTATQCVFSAGQCFVVAAVAERDFSRWQLRFDVTLLAVLYTGFVVTGVSYYLQAWCADMKGPVFLAVWTPLCFVLTIFCSSFFLGEIVHLGSILGGILLVGGLYSVLWGKSKENRIAPCGETNMIHGVEGENSGEDEEKNERSSQVNGDREHDKEATISPAEQV, via the exons ATGGGGGCGGATGGCAAGAAGCCGTACGTGATCGCGGTGATCATACAGGTGATCTACACCGGCATGTTCGTCGTCTCCAAGGCGGCGTTTAACCAGGGGTTCAGCACCTACGTCTTCATCTTCTACCGACAGGCGGCTGCGTCTCTCCTACTGCTGCCTCTCGCCATTGCCCTCGAGAG GAAAAACGCGCGGTCAATGTCCTTCCGGTTGCTCCTGAAGCTGTTCATGTTTGCCTTGATCGG GACTACATTTAGCTTGAATCTGTACAACGTTAGCCTCAAGTTGACATCCGCGACCGTGGGCTCCGCAACCAGCAACTCCATGCCTGTGGTCACCTTCTTCATAGCGCTTCTGCTGAG GATGGAGGTGGTGAAGCTGAGGAGCCCCTCGGGCATGGCCAAAGTGGCCGGCGTGGGGCTCTGCCTCGCCGGGGTGCTCGTCATCGCCTTCTACGTGGGTCCGTCACTGAACCCGGTGAACCACCACCGCGTCTGGGCTGCCGCGACCGGAGACGCCGGCGCGACGAGGGGGACGTGGATCATGGGCACCTTCCTCATGGTGCTCGCCAACGTGACGTGGTCCGTGTGGATCGTGCTGCAGGCGGCGCTGCTCAAGGAGTACCCCAACAAGCTGCTCGTCACGGCGACGCAGTGCGTCTTCAGCGCCGGTCAGTGCTTCGTCGTCGCCGCGGTCGCCGAGCGGGACTTCTCCAGGTGGCAGCTCCGCTTCGACGTCACCTTGCTCGCCGTCCTCTACACC GGGTTCGTGGTGACGGGGGTGTCCTACTACCTGCAAGCATGGTGCGCGGACATGAAAGGGCCGGTCTTCCTCGCCGTGTGGACCCCGCTCTGCTTCGTCCTCACCATTttctgctcctccttcttcctcggAGAGATCGTCCACCTCGGCAG TATCTTGGGTGGAATTCTTCTCGTTGGAGGTCTGTACAGCGTGCTGTGGGGCAAAAGCAAGGAGAACCGGATTGCGCCATGCGGCGAGACCAATATGATCCATGGCGTGGAGGGCGAGAATTCtggagaagatgaggagaagaacGAGAGGAGCAGCCAAGTTAACGGGGACAGGGAGCACGATAAGGAAGCAACGATATCGCCAGCTGAACAAGTCTGA